Proteins from a single region of candidate division KSB1 bacterium:
- a CDS encoding efflux RND transporter periplasmic adaptor subunit has protein sequence MDLKNKKLWIAVGVGVVIVIMIVANLRQRQKSATKVDAQKVEERELRAIVSASGKIRPKVSVDISANTSGKVVKVAVDEGDIVEKGQFLMQIDPTPAEANVRQIEASIAAARANMELDEANLRQLKVELDRQETLFKRDLTSEDVLQKSRTSHDVQKLQTQARKQEIMRLQAMLLGARHELSKVNIHADVSGVITKRNIEEGENVFVGAFNNPATILLTIADLSVIEAEIEVDETDIVNVQVGHESVIKVDAYPDSSFKGVVTKVGHSPILSLGSQQQATSFEVVVQLTETIPNVRPGLSCKAEITTGYREKAIAVPIQALTLRKPSELKQEKKRARRRRTSEAANDMTKEEESQGAFVINDGKVTFHKVKTGIAGDRFFEVISGLEVGNEVVIGPFKALRRLRNEDPV, from the coding sequence ATGGATCTTAAAAATAAAAAACTTTGGATTGCAGTTGGGGTCGGTGTGGTTATTGTGATCATGATCGTCGCCAATCTGCGACAGCGGCAAAAAAGTGCGACAAAAGTAGATGCGCAAAAAGTAGAAGAGCGGGAATTACGGGCAATTGTTTCAGCTTCAGGGAAAATTCGACCTAAAGTCAGCGTCGATATTAGCGCCAATACCAGCGGCAAGGTGGTTAAAGTGGCGGTCGACGAAGGTGATATTGTCGAAAAAGGTCAGTTTCTAATGCAGATCGATCCGACACCTGCAGAAGCCAATGTGCGGCAGATTGAGGCCAGTATCGCCGCAGCCAGGGCCAATATGGAGCTGGACGAGGCCAATCTAAGACAGCTTAAAGTGGAGCTCGATCGTCAGGAGACACTTTTTAAAAGGGACCTGACTTCTGAGGACGTCCTGCAAAAATCTCGCACCTCTCACGATGTACAGAAGCTGCAAACCCAGGCAAGGAAACAGGAAATCATGCGTCTACAGGCCATGCTGTTGGGAGCGCGTCATGAGCTGAGCAAGGTAAATATCCATGCGGATGTCTCCGGTGTGATAACCAAGCGTAATATCGAAGAGGGTGAGAATGTTTTTGTCGGCGCGTTTAATAATCCGGCGACTATACTTTTAACCATAGCGGATCTCTCCGTAATTGAAGCGGAGATCGAAGTCGATGAAACCGATATTGTGAATGTTCAAGTGGGCCATGAGTCGGTTATCAAAGTAGATGCCTACCCGGACAGCTCATTTAAAGGAGTCGTGACGAAAGTCGGTCACAGTCCGATTCTAAGTTTGGGTTCTCAACAACAGGCTACCAGCTTTGAAGTAGTCGTTCAACTAACCGAAACGATTCCTAATGTTCGTCCGGGCTTATCTTGTAAAGCTGAAATTACGACCGGGTATCGCGAGAAAGCCATTGCCGTACCCATCCAGGCGCTAACGTTGCGGAAACCCTCGGAGCTCAAACAAGAAAAGAAGAGAGCACGAAGACGCCGAACCTCCGAAGCCGCCAATGATATGACCAAGGAAGAAGAATCACAAGGAGCGTTTGTGATTAATGATGGTAAAGTTACATTTCATAAAGTAAAAACCGGCATCGCGGGTGACCGCTTTTTTGAAGTGATTTCAGGGTTAGAAGTTGGTAACGAAGTCGTAATTGGACCTTTTAAAGCGCTTCGACGTTTGCGCAACGAGGACCCGGTC
- a CDS encoding YIP1 family protein, with amino-acid sequence MSNDIQINNSPKVEELTIVQRIVGIFTSPAKTFASIDLSPTWIVPLALVLAVNLVFVYFANDIILEETLVQQEEAMVERGMDPEKIDQAIAQVEKWTPISIWVFTIIGPPIMLAIVSGVFLFVGNVILGGKTSFKKVLSVTAWSWLIFSLAGLVMLPLVLSQETMQISFSLATFMSEESKNTFLYRFLQKIDIFTIWWIAVYSIGLGVIYKMKTQKITRAVGIVYFIYAVVASALGGMFS; translated from the coding sequence ATGTCTAACGATATTCAGATAAATAACAGTCCTAAGGTAGAAGAGCTCACTATCGTTCAAAGAATTGTGGGAATCTTTACATCGCCTGCCAAGACTTTTGCCAGTATTGACTTAAGCCCGACCTGGATTGTTCCGTTGGCTCTAGTGCTTGCAGTCAACCTGGTTTTCGTTTATTTTGCCAACGATATCATCTTAGAGGAAACCCTGGTACAGCAAGAAGAAGCGATGGTCGAGCGTGGCATGGATCCGGAGAAAATCGATCAAGCTATTGCACAAGTGGAAAAATGGACTCCTATCTCCATCTGGGTCTTTACAATAATCGGCCCTCCAATCATGTTAGCTATCGTATCGGGAGTTTTTTTGTTTGTCGGAAATGTTATTCTTGGCGGCAAAACCTCATTTAAAAAAGTGCTGAGTGTCACTGCTTGGTCATGGCTGATTTTTAGTCTTGCGGGGTTAGTAATGCTGCCGCTTGTTCTCTCCCAGGAAACGATGCAGATTTCATTTTCTTTGGCAACGTTCATGTCGGAAGAATCCAAGAACACATTTTTATATCGATTTCTGCAAAAAATTGATATTTTTACAATCTGGTGGATTGCGGTTTATTCTATCGGGTTAGGTGTAATCTATAAAATGAAAACTCAAAAAATAACCAGAGCCGTTGGAATTGTGTATTTTATTTATGCTGTGGTTGCGTCTGCTCTGGGCGGAATGTTTTCATAA